In the Hermetia illucens chromosome 1, iHerIll2.2.curated.20191125, whole genome shotgun sequence genome, TCCATCTGGAATATGCTCGGTATTTTTCCAATGGGTCGGGCCAGTTACATAATCGGATTACCCAAGAGAGAAAAATTATTGAGCCATCGGTAAAGGTTATTAGGTCTAGAATCTCAAAAGATTCATTACCATTTGATATTTATCGATCAGTTTTCTCTTTTAGTGATTACGGCCAAGTATgccttttcgaagacgaatctggaaaccatatgatcggacGACATCAGGGCTACTGGATGTTTGATAAAGTATTTCCAGATGAATGTATGACCGCATTATTGGCGCCACTAcccgctccaatggtatcgagtcaaTATGCATCGGTTTCTGTTCAGCTACCATTTTCTTTATTAGAACGCACAAGTCTTCAATGGGGTTTAAATCCGAGCTACTCCCGTTCTAAGTTAGCTGCTTTACAGATTTTTTGGGGAGAAAGCTGCGTGCCTGTAAAGGAAAAGTGACCAAATAGAAACCCCTAAAAATTGCTTATACAAtagataaagaaaaaaaaaacaattattgtttaggatgtgGCGCCAGTGACAGGACGGAGAATTATCCTGAAAATTGACCTCGTGTGAATACTAGTAATACCCTTCAGTGAAAGTCTTTTCACACCATAAAACAAAAAACACTACAAGATCATTCCCCTCACAGGCTGGCGTACTGTTGTTTGGATGGCACTTCCAACTGAATTGGTCACGTGATCTTCTCCATGGGTGATGGATCCCATCCCATCCCATTCGATCCCAAAAATATTAAACTGGGATTCTTCGGAGAATATTATAATTTGCCACCACACCAGTGTCCAATAGCGCTGTTGCTgcattcttccatttaaaaacGTCTTCTCTGCGGGGGTTCATGAAATCCCACCTCTCTGAGCATCCGATGGACCGTTGACATATGAATTTCTAACCCAATGGCGTCCTTAAAATTTCTTCCTCTTTAATGTCTGACGAAGTTTTGAGCCGATCCTGCTGATAGAATGTCGGCATTAGACTGTCTTCGGCTGATATAGTTTTTCCGGGCCTGCCAGAAACCCGTTTTGGGGCAGTTGACTCTGTGATCCGGATTTTTTCCTAAAAGAAGTCCTCCACAGAACTTGCTAAAATACACCGGTATTTGTCATGTGCTACATTTTTTATGAAGTATGGcaattttttcacttttgttgaTATAATTCATTTTAAGTTTTgttaccatttttaaggttctgtgtaaaacaaacacttttctcaaaaatgacTAAACTGGcggacacgaaatttggtgagaaggtggaaactgtgaatgcccacacatgcagtaagttacatctttctatattgagtttaagaggggtcTTCATacagggggtgtacaattttttccagtaaatattgttatgtagggtattaaatgaaaggtttcgattagtactttctgaagcccgtctcttgacatttgttggaaaagcggggagtgcggggcgTGAAAGGTGATAATttcagacccattctcagaaaccaccaaataacaaatttgaaaaaaaaacatgaagctcTCCCTATaaggtgcccaggcctcaaaatactctcgacttttgtttgtatctgttataGGTTAACTTctccacatttgctaataatattgaactcttagcgtgaagcatatgaggttgatCATTATCAATATAGGGATTTCCAAATCAAATGGTAATCCAATTTAAAAACTTATCACCACAATGATCTGCAATCTAACGGTGCAAATACTTTCTCAATCCCTGTATTAATATGGGATTTTTTTGCTCAGTACTGTATTTGTTGCTCTGAAAATAGCCATTAAATTAGGTTCTCCAGAGTGTCTTTCCTGTGTAGAACACTAAGGATAATTTTCCTGTTCACGCTGTGGTAAGTgtattcagcgtcgtccgccccACAGTCTGCTCCTTGTTGGCCTTCGAGCCTTCGAGATGCGTTTCAGGATAATTTCAGCTAATACCTTCGCAACAGTAATAAGAgcgcaaatacccctccagttGCTCTCTCGAAGGGTATCCTCTTCCGGAATCTCAAAAATCATATGCAGTGTTGCCGGATAGGGGAAAATTATGGAATtaaaaaatgtgacaaaaagGGACTAAATAGTACTTTTTAACGAAGGTACTTAGtttcaagcaaaaagaaaaggtTACCATCTCTGTATATTGTGGCATACTaatgaacatatgtatataggaTAATATGGCTACCAATATTGTGGGTGGTAGTATGCCGctgtgaaaatttttttaggaGAGCGGAGGTTGCATCTAAAGATGTATAAGACGATGCAATCAAAAGGCCAAAACATCGATTCCGGTGTAATACAGATAACACAAGAAAAGCAATGAAACCGAATGTAACCAAGAGGAACAAAAGTATTCGTACGGCAAGAACAATGAACGGATTCTaaggaaaatcaacaaaatttgaACCTACATTTCAATTTTTATGTTACGTATGCAATTGTGGCTATAAAGCAATGATGGATCGAACTGCAAAGGTATTGAATTACATCGGGGGGAATTGCGTTCCTGGTTTCCTACAATGCCACAAATTTTCAACGATTGGGAAGGCATATAGAGCTAACGTGAGACATTATACAATAACCATTCTTGTGCCGAGAAGGAAGTGTACTTGGGGTTGTTGTCCTACGGGTAGATGAAGGGCTGTTCTATACTTAAGGTCGGTTTTTGTAACAAATTAAAACACATAACATTTGAGTATACTTCCTTTTCAtgttctagtcaataaataACAATATACTCAATCTGGTTGCTTTGAAGGCCCAATTAATTTGACTCCTGCGACCACGCTTCAATGTGACAATCTTTCAACCTTCGCATTAGCTTATCTACAAAACCCAAGTAGGTGTTTGCTTACTCTTCCACAAAGCCGGATTGTTTTTTCGCTTATTTTCTGAAGTAAACTCCTTTTCCATTTGCTTTTGTTCTGAAAATGATCCTGTCCATCCATATTTCATGTCGCAACATCTTCTTCCAATGTGCTGGTGCTTTTTGAATCATTGGACTATTGCGActattgtgccaacgattattattattatttatgtaaATGAAATCGCTTTGTTTTCGAACTGCCAGCTTCCGCAGTGGGTCGACTTTATAGGAGTTTCGAGTTATCTTAGGAAGTGATCGTAGACAGTGTAACTTCACTAGTTGAACTTTTTggtcatattattatattatatattatttatcaTATATGACATACATTACAAATATTAActtcttttaggtttttgctaaaaagtactgaaaaggACCTATTTACTTGAAAaagtaccgcaagacgccgttcatcgtcttttatagtcggccaacactcagaactatagagagcggcagacggatgacataacagtaaattttagatttgggacgtgtgctgatacgtcgatcacaaagaacacaagttgaGGAATATCACTTCatacaggttgcgttaatgcgtgaaacaatttcattatgcagttctccattggctgatagcattgcctcgagatatttaaatcgctgaattCTGGCAATGACagcaacctgcccagaactgagcgatttaaatatctcgtgtcaatgctatcagccaatatagaactacgttatgctccttacataggaaaacacaaaaccttttatacctgaagcgtcaagcttccggtttctcgacttgtttaatcaTTAAGAAAGATGTCAGATTGCTAGTATTTTCGAATGAGTGGAAGTAAAAGCTCTGGAGAGACTGCAGGAGGTGCTTGGAAAATTTACACAGAAAGACCGTAAAAGCGCTTCTTTTTGAAGACTCCTGTCTATATCCGCTTGTAATGGCGGGCCACATCATCTACAGGAGGTGGAACTTCACCTTATGacgaagtgttccttccatctCTTCTACTGCTTATCATCGAAGGGCTTACTACCACCTCGAAGCTCTTTTTTGGAACGGCATACCATGGCGGAATCATTACTATTCTTTTGTTTCACTTATAAATTGTAGTATTCCTTTTGTCTCGGAGCACACTATGCTGCTATTCTCTACTTTTTCGCGGTAACAGAACTCTAAAGATTTGCGCTTACCTGCGCTCCTAGCCAATAATAGAGCTCTCAATTCCATATGTTCATCAATCTGGCTCCACCTTTCCACAGCCAATAAGTTTTTATAACATCCTTTTGAGACGATAAGGGCACTTTCAATGTTCTCATCAATAATCTTGTACGGGTTGTTTACATCGGTTTACAATGTTGACGAGGAAAAGTAGAGAAAAAACgatttacataataataataataatttaataaataaatagttggcgtaacaatccatgttggatcagggctttgaagtgtgttagagcacttcattcaaggccgtaacggtacactaggaggcaatgtggtcagcattgcgctcgcccgaaattattaccctgatttgactcaggtactcattcacagctgagtcgactggtatccgacgtcaaatcatcatacaaattccactgccaccagtgagatttgaaccgcgaaccgccgcacgacagccttgtgctctaaccgctcagctatccggacacacaaaaACGATTTACAGCCctctaatattttaaaaatttagttcTTTCATTAAAGGTTTCTAAAATTGCATTTAGAACCGTCAACTTCATATTAGTTTAGTAAAATAGTTGGAGATGCTTGAGTGTTATAATTGAACATCAACGATTCCTCGGTTCTTTTCGGCTACCATCACATTTTGAGAGCATCCTCTCTCGGAACTTGCccataaaatatttttaccAGTTATCGGAACTTAACTCGGATTTGGTGAAATCCATTCAGGATGACGCACGCTCAAGGTTATTGCTTGTCAGCTACATACCTTGATTATCCGCTTCTGTGCTTTGAAAGTTGctaatttgtatttttaatgTCAGCTGGGAGCAGTTATTTGAAACCCAGCTAACAGCATGATAAGTAGGTTGCCTACCCGAACCCACCCTAAATCCCTACTGCTGATGAGCTGCTGAAAGTAGCTTTAACCACGGACTCTTAACACGTTTATTATAGCCACGACTTCGTCTCTTTGAATCAGAAACCAGACCAGATAAATGAATCCACCTAAGAATTAAAATATTCTGTCGAGTATATCCCCGTATGGACAAAATTACTTGCAGGTTTTCCCGCCGCTGAAACGATAACCTTACAATTCAAATTTAGCAGTCAAAATTGTAGGATGTgggaaattgtttttttatgtcGTTGCTAATAATAATCCCCCATTGGATAAGTAATTTCTCCCACATCAGATTCGAACACCAATTCTGCGTGGTCAGAACGAAAGGATTGCTCATCTATTCCTACCATATGAAGCAGAGCCATGGAAACATTCTAGCCTCCATTCCTCAGGCTATAAAGCCCACGGTGtgtatttttcaccgaatattgcAAGGAAGCAAAACATGATTATACCTACCTAAATGTGGTCTTACCAAAGTCAGAGTAACGCACCGACAAAATTGCAAATTTACAAACACGTGTtgatttaaaatgaaatttttttccaatatcACCACAATATAAATGGTAACCATCCGCAATAAAATCTACTCGCAATTTCAGTAGATATTACTAGATttgcttttttattttgatatcagAATGGAAGCTCGCTTTGATCAAAAGAAGCAACAGATGGCAATGCGAGATTATTGATTAACTGAGCACCACTTCCAAATTGTTTTATCAAACTATCACAAAGTGCCATGTTCTTTTCGAAACGACTAGGATATGGTGAGTGACGTGCACTTCCTGGGACTAGGGTTTGTCTAACGAGGCTCGTTTTTCCAATGGTCTCAACTCGTGGAGTCTCCAATTCCGGTACCTGCTGCTCCTGAGGAAATTGTCCTGAATTATAATCAAAGACTTGTTGCCTCAAAAAATTCAGATCGTCTGTGTTCGCTGGTATTTCCTTGATATTTGCAGTATTCTTGCTATCTGTAGCTATCTTAAGACCTTGACAAAAGTTTGCTAGTTGAACGGGGGCCAAAGCTGCTTCATCCAGTTGATTCAATTTGACTTTCAAATCATTAATTTGGTTTGTCAAATTAATTTCTTTCATTAACAACGTACTCTTCCCATCAGGCACTACTACTCCTTTCGATTTCAGCAAAGCGGCCAGCTCACTGTTTCGGCATTTGAGACTTTCATCTAAATGCTCCAGTTTGCCTTGCAGTTGCTCTATTTCGCGGTCGTAATCAGAGCAGTCAGTCCGGCTTGTAACAAGGGATGCGGATGACTCACTCGAATCTTCATGATGTGAGCTATGTTTAGCCGATAAAATTTTAGCTCCATGTGCCTGTTCGGAGTGTTCAATCTTTTGGTGCTTGTCGCTGATAGATTCAAATGTAGAAGAACTTTCTGTAGTTCCTGATTTTAGCGTACCGCTTTTTCTCGGGCTATCTTCCTCCTCACCGACACTTTTCATCTCTACATATTGGGAGAAAAAGTATTGGGAGTTTTAAATAGAATATTTACCGTTGGAGCATAAAAAAATTGGAGagaattttcaaacaaaacaaggcggaataccggaagctcgaccctcagggtataaaggttttgtgttcgtcttatgtgagaaacattCTATGCATgttttctattcgtacatagcCGAAAACTAAAAATAGTCCCTCATATCTTTTCAAACTGCAAAatatacacatgtacatattaaagTCATAAATACAGCCCTTTCACTGCTACTATACATATGTAGATCTATTTGATTCGGGCACTACCCGAAACACCGTTAGCATATACACGCTTGCCTCGACTAATTTACGCTGATATACAAATTACTAAAGaagtcgggagaccggaagctgggccctccttaaattcaacgtaaaaggatgcaactcactgtatgcgtgagcgttgatagttcccacctttctactaaatttggtgtcaatcgcttcaacagtctccgagaaaaatgcgtgtgacggacagacaggcagacagtaaaccgtttttaataaattttaataataataaaaaggtAAAAATAAGATATTCACATGGTTCCTGCTTTTCAGATAAGCCCACTTTATATGTAGATGACCTATACACGTCGTAGAGTGCaatcaattcatataaaatacaaaacaTTTACGctcgataactttgttaatagtagctgAATTCCCTTCATACATTCCTTTTCCTTTCGCACAAAACGCTTAACAAAAAGTAAAAAGGGCAAACATCTCTTTTCTCGGAAGTCTCATCTTCCCAGTGTAACGTTTAACCATTGTGATCTCACCGAATCCACTGCCCACCAAACTAGTTCTCAGTGGTTTGAGTGTTTGATAACCGTATTAGGATCAGTCCGTAATTGGTAATTAATTTTCAGCTGTAAGAATTTCTCAGTAGTTTACAGGGAGAAACGTCCAATTATATAAAAATGACTATGGAAAGGTCAtccagaataataaaccaatatggacgaaGAGAAGGTGCATACACACTTACGGGGCAGgcgctcggaaccccagtgccGGCGGCATTTGGGAGTGGGCTAGCAAGCtgccggtcgtcgatatccctcaactACTTTACCCCGGTGTGGAACAGCTTGGcaaccgtggcatctaatgctacaagcagcttCGAAAAGGACGTGTTTAAACTGAGCACATCGCTCCCTAGAAAAGCCGCAGTGGCACCAACCGCATCCGGGTATAAAGGGTTAGTGGAGGCTGCTCAGGACCGAGAACCGGATCCGTTTAGGGGAAGCTTAACGATTATGAGATCTCATGcaatatccaaggcggaaaAGGACCTGGGCAAAGGACCTGGGTCAAAGGAACCCCAATGATGCCAGTAAATGAGCGAGAAAaagaatggaggctttggaaGAGAAGTCCGATCTGAAAGAGTAACCCTTCATTTTGCTGGAGCGAAAATTGTTGAGATGTCGGAATTCATCAAAAATAAACACAACGTTCGAAGGAGAGCCTTAAATTACTCCTTCTAGGGTGGTACTTGGAGAAAGTGGTACCGTGCGTGCTGCAAAGCGTGACATTGCGTAAAGACCTAAATGAGGCCACTTCTAAGACAGAAATCTGCATCCATTGCAAACCTTAGAAACGCGTCTGAAGGTATACATATGGCGACCATCCGACTACCAGCAGAAGCAAACCGCAAGCTGATGGATGCCCGGAAggtccgtattggatgggtagtgtGTTGCATTAGAGAGCATATCttgttgaagagatgcttcaaatgtCTCTTCTACGGACATCTAGCGAGAGTGTGCAGAAGTTTGTTTGATCGGTCTGACCGACGCAAACGTTGTGGCTACATTGctgagaccccaaatgcatgttTTGTAATGAAAAGGAAGGCACCTTCTCGGAAGCGGCAAGTGTCCCCAGTTCAAAAAGGCCTTGAATGTAGTGAGAAAACgaggttgatccaaatcaacCTTAATCACTTTAAAGTCGCACAAGACCTGCTCTTGTAGACGACCAGCTAATTAGAGGTTCAAGTGCGAACCCAATAGGAACGTTAtcgtaaatacggccacaaacatacttggccccagccgcaaaaggagtctgaac is a window encoding:
- the LOC119660603 gene encoding uncharacterized protein LOC119660603, which gives rise to MGDNNEVMWPLCDPAPEDSVDTEKCIIVKAKRGYEREMVGFLKNFGEGYRRSLAVFYSQEAEQKALNQERILRRYIEDLTHYYHALKSGATDAKRPEAPKELYSTDPLEKPENEDVSEMESISSESSPSDTSIDLEFMEKKGMISSDMAKQLVDEGIVTPKGQAVTRNDLKRKSSSELSTNDNNDKHYEAESGTHAKMFSSNEEITAAKMKSVGEEEDSPRKSGTLKSGTTESSSTFESISDKHQKIEHSEQAHGAKILSAKHSSHHEDSSESSASLVTSRTDCSDYDREIEQLQGKLEHLDESLKCRNSELAALLKSKGVVVPDGKSTLLMKEINLTNQINDLKVKLNQLDEAALAPVQLANFCQGLKIATDSKNTANIKEIPANTDDLNFLRQQVFDYNSGQFPQEQQVPELETPRVETIGKTSLVRQTLVPGSARHSPYPSRFEKNMALCDSLIKQFGSGAQLINNLALPSVASFDQSELPF